Proteins found in one bacterium 336/3 genomic segment:
- a CDS encoding short-chain dehydrogenase has translation MKNLKNKTALITGASSGIGEAFAYELAKQGANLIITARSAQKLETIATLIRKAYDVKVSIFIENLAIGGSAEQLFNAIKKENLNIDLLVNNAGFGKWTNFLDQSISTYEEMIELNITSLTTLSQLVIPEMLQRKEGGIINVASTGAFQPCPYITTYCASKAFVLSFSEGLYGEFYKKGITITALCPGNTATGFQSTAKANTKGMRADSSETVAKEGIKALLKGKSYKVVGTDNYITTLLPRFLTRKAIINLVAKMMGSKVNN, from the coding sequence ATGAAAAATTTAAAAAACAAAACAGCACTTATCACTGGTGCATCATCAGGCATTGGAGAAGCATTCGCTTACGAATTAGCCAAGCAAGGTGCTAATTTAATTATTACAGCTCGTTCAGCCCAAAAATTGGAAACTATTGCAACTTTAATAAGAAAAGCATACGATGTTAAAGTGTCAATCTTTATTGAAAATCTTGCTATTGGTGGAAGTGCGGAACAACTATTCAATGCAATTAAAAAGGAAAATTTGAACATTGACCTTTTGGTAAACAATGCAGGTTTTGGAAAATGGACGAATTTCTTAGACCAAAGTATTTCAACGTATGAAGAAATGATAGAACTTAATATAACATCATTAACAACATTAAGTCAACTTGTTATTCCAGAAATGCTACAAAGAAAAGAAGGTGGCATTATCAATGTAGCATCGACAGGTGCCTTCCAGCCTTGTCCTTACATTACAACTTATTGTGCATCAAAAGCATTCGTGCTTAGCTTTTCAGAAGGTTTGTACGGAGAATTTTATAAAAAAGGAATTACGATTACGGCATTATGCCCTGGAAATACAGCTACAGGATTTCAATCAACTGCAAAAGCAAACACAAAAGGTATGAGAGCTGACAGCTCTGAAACAGTAGCCAAAGAAGGAATAAAGGCTTTATTGAAAGGGAAAAGTTATAAAGTAGTTGGTACTGACAATTATATAACAACTTTACTACCTCGTTTTTTGACAAGGAAAGCCATTATAAACTTAGTAGCTAAAATGATGGGAAGTAAAGTAAATAACTGA
- a CDS encoding RND transporter, translating to MKTVVYNFSIIILMIAVGTSCKVPQYTVKTKSQAIPDSYNNSISDTNNIARIKWKDYFKDQNLVALIDTALQNNQELLIVQQEIAISLNEVKARRGEYMPFVGIRGGTGLDRAGSFTRLGALEKNVSIEPNKPFPSPLTDFLVGFNSSWEIDVWKKLRNAKKSAFSRYMATQEAKNFLTTRLIAEIANSYYELMALDNLLEIVQKNIELQTNALQIVKQEKESAKVSQLAVNRFEAQLLNTTNLQYEIQQRIVETENRIHFLIGGFPKTIARNSSSFTTLSTDSLFVGIPKQLLQNRPDIRQAEWELQATGLDIKSAKANFYPAFRLNGFIGMQAFQPHLLFNPESLVLSLFGDALAPLINKNAIQANYYKSYHKQAQARYKYQQTILNAYLEVMNQTSAIKNYSGSYQTKQKESDILSQSVDISNDLFKYARADYMEVLLTQREALNTKMELTEIKLKQLVTKVNIYKSLGGGWY from the coding sequence ATGAAAACGGTAGTATATAATTTTTCGATAATCATTTTGATGATTGCTGTGGGTACTTCTTGTAAAGTACCCCAGTATACTGTCAAAACAAAATCTCAAGCTATACCTGATAGTTATAACAATAGCATATCAGATACAAATAATATTGCAAGAATTAAATGGAAAGACTATTTTAAAGATCAGAACCTAGTTGCTCTGATTGATACTGCCTTACAAAACAATCAGGAACTTCTTATTGTACAACAAGAAATAGCCATCAGCCTTAATGAAGTGAAAGCTCGTAGAGGGGAATATATGCCTTTTGTGGGCATTCGTGGAGGAACTGGTTTAGATAGAGCAGGTAGTTTTACTCGTTTGGGAGCTTTGGAAAAAAATGTAAGTATTGAACCTAATAAACCTTTTCCATCACCTCTTACTGATTTTTTAGTAGGCTTTAATAGTTCTTGGGAAATAGATGTTTGGAAGAAGCTCAGAAATGCTAAAAAATCAGCTTTTTCGAGGTATATGGCAACCCAAGAAGCTAAAAACTTCTTAACTACAAGACTTATTGCAGAAATTGCTAACTCTTATTATGAACTGATGGCTTTGGACAATTTACTGGAGATTGTTCAAAAAAATATAGAACTCCAAACCAATGCCTTGCAAATTGTAAAACAAGAGAAAGAATCTGCTAAAGTTTCTCAATTAGCTGTCAATCGTTTTGAAGCCCAATTGCTTAACACCACCAATTTACAGTATGAAATTCAACAGAGAATTGTAGAAACAGAAAATAGAATTCATTTTTTAATTGGAGGTTTTCCTAAAACTATTGCTCGAAATTCATCATCTTTTACCACCTTGTCAACAGATTCGTTATTTGTGGGTATTCCTAAACAACTTTTACAGAATCGACCTGATATACGCCAAGCTGAGTGGGAGTTGCAGGCAACAGGCTTGGATATTAAATCTGCAAAAGCTAATTTTTATCCAGCTTTTAGACTCAATGGATTTATTGGTATGCAGGCTTTTCAACCTCATTTACTCTTTAATCCTGAATCCTTGGTTCTTTCTTTATTTGGTGATGCTTTAGCACCTTTAATTAATAAAAATGCTATTCAGGCTAATTATTACAAATCATATCACAAACAGGCTCAAGCAAGGTATAAATATCAACAAACCATTCTAAATGCTTATTTAGAAGTAATGAATCAAACTTCTGCTATAAAGAATTACTCTGGTAGCTATCAGACTAAACAGAAAGAATCTGATATTCTTTCACAATCTGTTGATATTTCTAATGACTTATTTAAGTATGCCAGAGCAGATTATATGGAGGTCTTACTTACTCAAAGAGAAGCTTTGAACACAAAAATGGAACTTACTGAAATCAAATTAAAGCAATTAGTGACAAAAGTAAATATTTATAAAAGTTTAGGAGGAGGGTGGTATTAA